The Alkalibacter saccharofermentans DSM 14828 DNA window AACAATTCATTTCATACCACCATTGCCTAAAAAGCGTGAAAAGCGAGTAGGAATTTACTGCCGCGTTAGTACAAACAGTGCTGACCAACTAAAAAGCCTTACCGCTCAAGTCTCGGCGTTAACGAGATTAACAGCAGCTAATCCTAAATGGTTATTAGTAGATCTGTATATTGATATTGCTTCAAGCAAGACGGGTTCCTCTCGTAAAGAGTTTTCGCGCATGTTGCAGGATTGTAAGTCACGTGATATAGAAATTATCCTAACCAAAAGCATCAGCAGATTTGGGCGAGACACGGTGGAAATTCTTGAAGCACTGAACCAGCTAAGGATTCTCGGCGTTCGTGTTATATTTGAACAGGAAGTACTTGATACAGCTGATACAGATAACGACCTTATGATTTCAATAATTGAGTCAATAGCTCAGGCAGAGAATGAATCACGCAGTGATAATATTAAGTTTGGTATCAAACAGCGTGCCGCACAAGGCACTTCAAAGCTATATAACAGAAAATGTTACGGATATTACAATGATGAAAATGGTAATCTGGCTATTGATGAGAAAGAGGCGAAAAATGTCCACATGATATTTAACCTCTATCTTCAGGGTAAGAGTGTTTTAGGTGTTGTGAAAGAACTGGAACGCCTGGGGATCAAGTCCCCTACTGGAAAGGCTACATGGCCTAAGAGAACAATTGACGTAATTCTCAGTAATGAAAAATATATGGGCAATGTACGGTTGTTGGATAACGGCAAGCATAGCGCATGCTATTTGGCTGAAGTCAACAATCCGGCGATAATCTCTAAGGACACGTTTCAAGCGGTGCAGATTGAATAACAGCACCGAAGTAATGTTACAAAAGGCGAAGAAGGAAATCAGCGAAAAAACAAAAAATACAGTTCAACGAAGTGAAAATATAAAATAGCCTAATTGAAAATAATATTGTGAGAGAACAGGATAGACGCCAAACCACCATAAACACAGCTTTTTTAATGAATTTTCGGAGAAGTGTAAAATAGCCTAAGAATTTCATGTGGAGTGTGCTGTCTTGATGCCAAGAAAGAAGTAATAGATAGGCAGAAAGTGATTGAAAATAAAGGATTTCCGGAAATTGAACCAATCCGCGGCTGTATCGTCGGAGGGTCCAATGTCCGGAGACTTCGTTTTTGGGTGGCATTATAATGGCCTTGATGCGAGAGGGTTGAGTAGACAGTTTAGATAACTGTGGGGTTGAGTAGACAGAATAGATGTGAATATTTGATCTGAGAAAAAGAGCGGAATTAGTGTTTTGAAAGTGACATATAGATTTACAAGGGTGCGGAGCAACAGGGAATTACCTAGAAGAATCTGCAGCAAGCGAAATAAGTTAAAGCAAGAGGCGATTTGACTCTAGTTAGGTATTTACGGAAAGAATCACATAGCTTTCTCAGCTTATCGCTTCCTTCATCAGCACCAATGACCTTAGAAAAGTTGTCCAATTAAGTGTAGCCTATCCATCTGAGACAAAAATGTAATTAGCTGGAAAATGTATGAGCTCCTTTCGCCTATGTCTTCAATTGGAAACGCTTTAGATTAGCTTGATAAAACTATTATACGAGGCGGGTAGGAATGAAAGAATTGGCTATATGACATAAGATGAGTAATGTAGCAACTCATTTTTAAGTTTTCATACTCACGCAATTAGCTCCTTAGCGCTTGAAGTTGCTAAAAGAAACATTTTCTTATTGTTGCTAGATTATGTATAATATTGATACAAGCAACTGTTCTACCAGAAATGAAAATTAGGAGGAGATGATTCTACTGAAAAAGATTGTAATCTTTTACTTCTCGGGAACCGGCAATACCTGGTGGGCAACAGGCAGGTTGACAGAGTACCTGAAGGGTATGGGTGCTGATGTCACTTTTTTTTCTATTGAGCAGGTGGATACAGAGCTTTCGGATAGGTTGATAGCAGGATGTGGCACGGTAGGTTTTGGGTACCCCATATACGGCTCTGATGTACCGGAAATCATGAAAGACTTCATGAAGGACCTTGCTCCTAGTGGAAAAGATGCTTTTGTCTATTGCACTCAGTGGCTGTGGTCAGGTGACGGGGCGCGGGTGAGTGCAGAATTTCTCTCAAATAAATTTAGAATAAAATGGGCAGAACACTTTGCAATGCCTAACAATGTTTCTGTTTCGGCAATCAGACTACCATACACTAATGATAAAAGGCGTATTAATAAGATTCTGAAAAGAGCAGATCGGAGAATTAAAAGGCTTGTGCTAAAGATAGTGAGTGAAAAGCCTTTTCTGAGAGGTTTTAGTGCTGTTTCGGCATGCTCCGGGTATATACAGCGAGGGCCTTTCCGTTATTTTTTCGGGCGATTAAGAAATGATATCAATGTGGAAATAAAAAAGTGTAATTTTTGTGGATACTGTGTGAAGCTTTGCCCAGTGAGCAACCTAATCCTTGATGGCAACACAGTTTCTACACTTGGCAGTTGCATCATGTGTCTGCGCTGTTACAGTTTTTGTCCGAGAATGGCAGTTACATACATGAAAAAACTGCATAATCCAGAGCGGGGGGACCCTTACCGGGGACCGGTGGACGGTTTTGACCCGGAATTAATGCAGTGACCGTGCACTATTGGTATGTATGAGATATTTATGCTTTGGGATTCCATTGAGGCTGTCAAGTTAAATGAAAGGTACTATATGCCAAGTGAAATCAATTGGTTACAGCTTGATTATCAGGTTTCAAAAAAATCGATTCTCTGAGCATAGATGGTGCTTATCCGAGGGAGGATAAGCTTGCAACAGAGGATTATGAAATGCTTGTAATAGCTGAAAAGTAGCAGAAGACAGCTTTCTATTTTGAAAGGGGTAAGACTATGTCAAGGGAAAGCACAGGGGACGGTTCCTGACGCTTTGTACTATATAATATGGTAACAGCTTGTGGAACTAACTTTTCTGGCTAATCTTGGCATCTTATTCACCTGAAGTTTAAATCAACATATTGAAATTTAGAAAGCACTAGGAACCGTCCCTAGTGCTTTTAAGTTTTTTTAGGAGTACATGTTTCCATAAGTTCAGCTATTTCAGTGTTGAGGTAGATGCTGGAATCTTGAAATACACCCAAAATGTAAGTTGGGCAATAGGAACATCAAGTATGATCGAGATGCCATATAGCATTTCTAAGTTCTCTTTACTAACACCGCGCTCTATCCTACTAATATAAATATTAAAAACTCAGAAAGTCTATTTTGAGTAATATTTCTTTCTAGAATGTTTTGTTTTTGATGAATTATTTATAATCTAATTTCATAAAAACCTTTTGAGTACAACATTGCCAAATTCGAATATAATTGACAAAGAAAATGTTTCCGTTTATAATACTTATAAAATATAATAAATATATTTTATAAGCGTAAACTTAGGGGGTTTTTCTGAATGAATATAAATCCAACAAATAAAGAAGATTTCAGACTGGAAGCAGAAAGACTTAATACTATGACAGATGCATTAACAATTTTCTCAAGGAGAACTACTTTGAAATGGTTACCAGAGATTTTAACAAAAACCGGAATAGAAAGGGAAGAAATCACTGCAATGTTTGAGTTAAACATCGAACCTAATCAAAGCCTAAAGCAGCTGTCCTATAAGATGATGGCTTCATCTTCCAATGTATCTGTTCTGATACAGTCTATGGTTGAAGATGGAGTGGTATGTAGAGTTTCAGACCCAAAAGATAGGCGACGAATTCTTTTGAGCCTTAGCGAAAAAGGTCAAAAGCTTTTTAACAATGCACAAGAACATCTTTTAGAGAAATATGTAGAATATCTTAGAGACTTACAGGATTCTGACCGAGAAGCTTTGAACGAGGCAACACTATCCATGATTATGGTGATGGAAAGTATTCTAAATCTTAACTTGGTCAATAAAGAGGAAGAGAATTTATAGTAAGTGTCATTCGAGCAAAAAAGGGATTCAGACGTGAAGGTGCTTTTCTGATTCGTAAAACCGATAAGGAGGGTTAGATATGATACATTTAGTTTATTGTGATGATAAAGAAAAGGTGTTAGAAAAAATACTAGACGGCTCTAAAACAATGGTTATTAGGGCAGCAGCGGCTAGAAAGATCCCTCATAGTAGAGTTCATGAGGGGGAGAGACTTTACTTTATGAAAAAAGGCACAGCAAAAATTTCAGCAACTGCAACAGTGAAATCAGTTCAGAATTACACTAAATTATCAGAAGAGGAAAGACAAAGGATTTTATCTGATAATCAAGGTAAATTAAACTTATCTAAAAGTCAGCAGGAACGTTGGAATAAAAAATGCACGTGTTTGGTCGAGTTTGAGAATATGAGTCAAATAAATTCTCTTGATTTTGAGCATCAACGCAATATGGATGATTGGCTTATTCTAGAAAAAATTGAAGATGTAGTTGTAGGAAGTAGTAAACCCTATGATTATGATAAATCGAGATTTTAGGTGATGCTATTGTGGCAATGTGGAGTCCCTGGCGTGGCTGTCATAAATATAGCGAAGGATGTAAATACTGCTATATTCATAAAGGTGATGCTAAAAGAGGAGTAGATACAAATGTTATTGTAAAAACCGTTGATTTTAACACACCTATTGCAAAGAATAAAAAAGGTGAATATAAGATAAAATCAGGTCAAACAGTCTACTTATGCTTTTCTACTGATTTTCTTATTGAAGAAGCTGATGGATGGAGAGAAGAATGTTGGAAAATGATAAAAAAACGCTCTGATTTGAATTTTATTTTTCTAACGAAGAGAATCGAAAGGTTCTTACAGTGTATTCCAAAGGACTGGAATGATGGATACGAAAATGTAACTGTTGGCTGCACTGTGGAGAATCAACATAGGGTAGATTACAGACTGGGAGTATTTGTTAATCTACCAATAAAACATAGAAATGTTATTTGTCAGCCTCTTATTGAAGAAATAAATATAGAAAAATATTTGGATAATGTTGAGTTGGTAGTAGTTGGTGGAGAATCAGATAGAAATGCAAGACCACTTAACTATAATTGGGTTTTGTCTATTAGGGAACAGTGTATAAATAGAGGGGTAAGTTTCCAATTTAGACAATGTGGCAGTCGCTTTATTAAAGATGGTAAGGAATATACACTTAATGTAAGAGACCTATGTAGCCAAGGGAGAAAGGCAAATATCGATTATTATCCACCTGATTAAGCAGAAGATGGAGTTGTGAGGAGGAAAATTAAGTGTTTACAACAATAGGAGTTATATTCATTATAATATTCGTGGCAGCTGTCGTTTGTGTTTTCGCACTTATGATTAATCACAATAATCGATTGAAAAAAGAAGCTAAGGATTACCCACCACCAGGAAATATTGTTGAAGTAAACAACAAAAAGATGCATGTATACGCTGAAGGTGAAGGGGAGATCACACTTATCTTTATGGCTGGGCACGGTACCAGTAATCCAACTATAGATTTTAAACCTATTTGGATGAGGATGAAAGATGAATACAGAATCGCTGTAGTAGAGAAATCTGGTTATGGATGGAGTGATGCCTCAAATAGTTCAAGGGACATAGATACTATACTTGAGGAAACACGGAAAGCACTCGAATTTTCTAGAGAGAAAGCTCCTTTTGTACTTTTTCCTCATTCTATGTCTGGGCTGGAGGCGATATACTGGGCACAAAAATACCCGGATGAAGTAAAAGCCATCATAGGATTAGATCCATGTACTCCTGAAGCGATTGATATTCTGCCTATGGCGCAGAAAACACAGTTATACTCCATGTATTTTATATCAAGAATAGGTTTATCCAGGTTTATGACGGAATCTGATGTAGAAGAAAAATTTCCGCTTATGAAATCAAGTGATTTAACGGAAGAAGACAAGTTGCAGTATATGGCAGTATTTTTAAAAAGTTCCGTTACAAAGGATATGTTAAGAGAAATAAAATTCTTAAAAGAAAATGCACAAACAGTAAAAGACAAAGAAACTCCTTTGGATATACCCATGTACTTTTTCATATCCGGTGATCAAGAGTCTGTAGCACCAGGATGGGGTGAAGCTTTAACAGGATATTTATCACATATCAGCACTGGAAAGTATCAGAAGCTTGAAGCTAGCCATTATGTTCATTATGAAAATGCAGATTTAATTGTTCTTGAATCCAAAAAATTCTTAGAACTAATAAAATAGATCTTCTTTTAATAGTATATATATTTAAAAAGAAGTAACAAAAATTATGGAAGGAGGAACGACATAATGCAATATGTAGGATTGTTGGCGCCAATTGCTTTTGTTTTTGCACTATCAGCTCTTGCTCAGGTAGGTTCATTAAAAAAAGAGATAGATGAACTAAAAAAAGAAGTGAAGGCATTAAAAGAAGAGTCGAAAAAATAGTGTTTTGTATATTATCGATAAAGGAAAGCAATGAGTGTTGAAGCAAAAGTATTATAGTCATAAGAAGATGGATTATGAGAAATAATACGGGAGGAATTGGTATGAAATGGTTATTTATAGCTTGTTATTTGGATTCTTAGTCAGCTATTTTCTCTTTTAGTGATTAAGGCCAATACAGTTCAAAAACAGACTTGAATCAATGATTGTAGTTTAGGTTGATTGGCAAGAAACATGAGGGATTTAGTCAAAACTGGACTATTATCGCCGCTATTTGGTTATTAACTGCGGTATTATTGCAGTGTCACTTGATAACAAGGTGATTTAAGAATAAGAAGGAAAGGTTTCCTTTATCAATCGAAATGGGGGAAAGGTTCTCTAGCGTAAAGCAAATTCTTATCTTTTGTGAGGTGATCAGACTCGATGAAGAAAATGATTGAAAAGCTTGAGAGACACCCGGCAGTTCGGTTTGGACTTCCGGTGGTAGCAGTTGTGGGATGTACTCTGCTCTTTCTGTTCGGGATCAGCTATTTCGGAAGTATTAACATCTACATCGCGATAGGTGTTCTCCTGCTGTTGGCGGGATATTTCTGTGGCTGGAGAGTGTTGGGAGGCGTCGTGACGCTGTCATTGGTTCTCATCTTGACCGTCGGTCCCTACTTAGTTGTCCCACGTGTTCAGTGGGTAGCATCGGCCGGGGAGCCGAGTCCGTTTCTGTATCATAGCCCGGAAGATCCGGGTCCCGCTCAGTTACGGGCCGAGTATGGCATAGATGATGTGACCGGAGGCATCGAGGATGAGTTTGACCGGGTTGTGGTTCTGGCGGGGTGGGTCAATAGTAGGTGGAGCCACTCGGGCTCCAACATCCCTTCGTCGACAAACCCGTTGAAGATTCTCAGTGAGGCCGCCGACGGGGCCAAATTTCGGTGTGTGGAGTACAGCGTGGTCATGGTAGGTGCGGCACAG harbors:
- a CDS encoding DUF5131 family protein, which codes for MAMWSPWRGCHKYSEGCKYCYIHKGDAKRGVDTNVIVKTVDFNTPIAKNKKGEYKIKSGQTVYLCFSTDFLIEEADGWREECWKMIKKRSDLNFIFLTKRIERFLQCIPKDWNDGYENVTVGCTVENQHRVDYRLGVFVNLPIKHRNVICQPLIEEINIEKYLDNVELVVVGGESDRNARPLNYNWVLSIREQCINRGVSFQFRQCGSRFIKDGKEYTLNVRDLCSQGRKANIDYYPPD
- a CDS encoding EFR1 family ferrodoxin (N-terminal region resembles flavodoxins. C-terminal ferrodoxin region binds two 4Fe-4S clusters.), yielding MILLKKIVIFYFSGTGNTWWATGRLTEYLKGMGADVTFFSIEQVDTELSDRLIAGCGTVGFGYPIYGSDVPEIMKDFMKDLAPSGKDAFVYCTQWLWSGDGARVSAEFLSNKFRIKWAEHFAMPNNVSVSAIRLPYTNDKRRINKILKRADRRIKRLVLKIVSEKPFLRGFSAVSACSGYIQRGPFRYFFGRLRNDINVEIKKCNFCGYCVKLCPVSNLILDGNTVSTLGSCIMCLRCYSFCPRMAVTYMKKLHNPERGDPYRGPVDGFDPELMQ
- a CDS encoding recombinase family protein; protein product: MADNKTIHFIPPLPKKREKRVGIYCRVSTNSADQLKSLTAQVSALTRLTAANPKWLLVDLYIDIASSKTGSSRKEFSRMLQDCKSRDIEIILTKSISRFGRDTVEILEALNQLRILGVRVIFEQEVLDTADTDNDLMISIIESIAQAENESRSDNIKFGIKQRAAQGTSKLYNRKCYGYYNDENGNLAIDEKEAKNVHMIFNLYLQGKSVLGVVKELERLGIKSPTGKATWPKRTIDVILSNEKYMGNVRLLDNGKHSACYLAEVNNPAIISKDTFQAVQIE
- a CDS encoding alpha/beta fold hydrolase; the encoded protein is MFTTIGVIFIIIFVAAVVCVFALMINHNNRLKKEAKDYPPPGNIVEVNNKKMHVYAEGEGEITLIFMAGHGTSNPTIDFKPIWMRMKDEYRIAVVEKSGYGWSDASNSSRDIDTILEETRKALEFSREKAPFVLFPHSMSGLEAIYWAQKYPDEVKAIIGLDPCTPEAIDILPMAQKTQLYSMYFISRIGLSRFMTESDVEEKFPLMKSSDLTEEDKLQYMAVFLKSSVTKDMLREIKFLKENAQTVKDKETPLDIPMYFFISGDQESVAPGWGEALTGYLSHISTGKYQKLEASHYVHYENADLIVLESKKFLELIK
- a CDS encoding MarR family winged helix-turn-helix transcriptional regulator, with amino-acid sequence MNINPTNKEDFRLEAERLNTMTDALTIFSRRTTLKWLPEILTKTGIEREEITAMFELNIEPNQSLKQLSYKMMASSSNVSVLIQSMVEDGVVCRVSDPKDRRRILLSLSEKGQKLFNNAQEHLLEKYVEYLRDLQDSDREALNEATLSMIMVMESILNLNLVNKEEENL
- a CDS encoding transglutaminase-like domain-containing protein; the protein is MKKMIEKLERHPAVRFGLPVVAVVGCTLLFLFGISYFGSINIYIAIGVLLLLAGYFCGWRVLGGVVTLSLVLILTVGPYLVVPRVQWVASAGEPSPFLYHSPEDPGPAQLRAEYGIDDVTGGIEDEFDRVVVLAGWVNSRWSHSGSNIPSSTNPLKILSEAADGAKFRCVEYSVVMVGAAQAMGMPARVVALKTRWADTARSSAGHVVAEVWLEGLEKWVVTDPQLGYVFSADGVPLSAIELREALAQEPRSVEVLSADGPIGWLSKTRYLLFVGTYLFHFDSLYDQRVFLPEHERTSGGMMLLPDGAPNLKVFQRRHYLNFDYTSSVDDFYVNPETAP